The Odocoileus virginianus isolate 20LAN1187 ecotype Illinois chromosome 3, Ovbor_1.2, whole genome shotgun sequence genome includes a window with the following:
- the FBXL21 gene encoding F-box/LRR-repeat protein 21 isoform X4, with protein sequence MAAVTSFHSFTVNCNLGAFFRMKRSRLPCMNEVLQSSPAVKQPKLGCCPSLSQTHMCAALLDWGNLPHHVVLRVFQYLPLIDRARASSVCRRWNEVFHIPDLWRKFEFELNQSATSYFNSTHPDLIQQIIKKHAAHLQYVSFKVDSSTESAEAACDILSQLVNCSIQTLGLISTAKPSFMNMSKTRQWMILL encoded by the exons ATGGCAGCAGTtacttcatttcattcattcaccgTGAACTGTAACTTGGGAGCCTTCTTTAG AATGAAGAGGAGCCGCTTACCTTGCATGAATGAAGTTCTCCAGTCCTCACCTGCAGTGAAACAGCCAAAACTTGGGTGCTGTCCTTCTCTCAGCCAGACTCACATGTGTGCTGCTCTTCTGGACTGGGGGAATTTGCCTCACCACGTAGTGTTACGCGTTTTTCAGTATCTTCCTTTAATAGATCGAGCCCGGGCATCTTCTGTCTGTAGGAGATGGAATGAAGTTTTCCACATACCTGACCTTTGGAGAAAGTTTGAGTTTGAGCTGAACCAGTCAGCTACTTCATATTTTAACTCCACTCATCCTGATCTCATTCAGCAGATCATTAAAAAGCATGCTGCCCATCTCCAGTATGTCAGCTTTAAG GTTGATAGTAGTACTGAGTCAGCAGAAGCTGCCTGTGATATACTTTCTCAGCTGGTAAATTGTTCTATCCAGACTTTGGGCTTAATTTCAACGGCCAAGCCAAGTTTTATGAATATGTCAAAG ACACGCCAGTGGATGATCCTTCTTTGA
- the FBXL21 gene encoding F-box/LRR-repeat protein 21 isoform X1: MAAVTSFHSFTVNCNLGAFFRMKRSRLPCMNEVLQSSPAVKQPKLGCCPSLSQTHMCAALLDWGNLPHHVVLRVFQYLPLIDRARASSVCRRWNEVFHIPDLWRKFEFELNQSATSYFNSTHPDLIQQIIKKHAAHLQYVSFKVDSSTESAEAACDILSQLVNCSIQTLGLISTAKPSFMNMSKSHFVSALTVLFVNSKSLSSIKIEDTPVDDPSLSILVANNSDTLRRLKMSSCPHVSSDGILCVADHCQGLRELALNYYMLSDELLLALSNETHVNLEHLRIDVVSENPGQIEFHSIKRQSWDALTKHSPGVNVVMYFFLYEEEMETFFREETPVTHLYFGHSVSKEILGRLGLNCPRLIELVVCANGLQVIDNELICIAEHCKNLTALGLSECEVSCSAFIEFVRLCGRKLTHLSIMEEVLIPDDVYSLDEIHTEVSKYLGRIWFPDVMPLW, translated from the exons ATGGCAGCAGTtacttcatttcattcattcaccgTGAACTGTAACTTGGGAGCCTTCTTTAG AATGAAGAGGAGCCGCTTACCTTGCATGAATGAAGTTCTCCAGTCCTCACCTGCAGTGAAACAGCCAAAACTTGGGTGCTGTCCTTCTCTCAGCCAGACTCACATGTGTGCTGCTCTTCTGGACTGGGGGAATTTGCCTCACCACGTAGTGTTACGCGTTTTTCAGTATCTTCCTTTAATAGATCGAGCCCGGGCATCTTCTGTCTGTAGGAGATGGAATGAAGTTTTCCACATACCTGACCTTTGGAGAAAGTTTGAGTTTGAGCTGAACCAGTCAGCTACTTCATATTTTAACTCCACTCATCCTGATCTCATTCAGCAGATCATTAAAAAGCATGCTGCCCATCTCCAGTATGTCAGCTTTAAG GTTGATAGTAGTACTGAGTCAGCAGAAGCTGCCTGTGATATACTTTCTCAGCTGGTAAATTGTTCTATCCAGACTTTGGGCTTAATTTCAACGGCCAAGCCAAGTTTTATGAATATGTCAAAG TCTCATTTTGTGTCAGCACTTACAGTTCTTTTTGTTAACTCAAAATCATTGTCATCAATCAAAATTGAAGACACGCCAGTGGATGATCCTTCTTTGAGCATTCTTGTGGCCAATAATAGTGATACTCTAAGACGCCTAAAAATGAGTAGCTGTCCTCATGTTTCATCTGATG GAATCCTTTGTGTAGCTGATCATTGTCAAGGTCTTAGAGAACTGGCATTGAATTATTACATGCTAAGTGATGAACTTCTCCTGGCGCTTTCAAATGAGACTCATGTTAACCTTGAGCATCTTCGAATAGATGTTGTGAGTGAAAATCCTGGACAAATTGAATTTCATTCTATTAAAAGACAAAGTTGGGATGCACTTACTAAACACTCTCCTGGAGTGAATGTTGTTATGTACTTCTTTTTATatgaagaggaaatggagacGTTCTTCAGAGAAGAAACCCCTGTTACTCATCTTTATTTTGGTCATTCAGTCAGCAAAGAGATTCTAGGACGGCTAGGTCTTAACTGTCCCCGACTAATAGAGTTAGTTGTATGTGCTAATGGTCTTCAGGTCATTGATAATGAACTTATTTGTATTGCTGAACACTGTAAAAACTTAACAGCCTTGGGCCTCAGTGAATGTGAAGTTAGCTGCAGTGCATTCATTGAGTTTGTGAGACTGTGTGGGAGAAAGCTAACCCACCTCTCTATCATGGAGGAAGTTTTGATACCTGATGATGTTTATAGCCTAGATGAAATTCACACTGAAGTCTCCAAATACCTGGGAAGAATATGGTTTCCTGATGTCATGCCTCTCTGGTAA
- the FBXL21 gene encoding F-box/LRR-repeat protein 21 isoform X2 — protein MPLSRMKRSRLPCMNEVLQSSPAVKQPKLGCCPSLSQTHMCAALLDWGNLPHHVVLRVFQYLPLIDRARASSVCRRWNEVFHIPDLWRKFEFELNQSATSYFNSTHPDLIQQIIKKHAAHLQYVSFKVDSSTESAEAACDILSQLVNCSIQTLGLISTAKPSFMNMSKSHFVSALTVLFVNSKSLSSIKIEDTPVDDPSLSILVANNSDTLRRLKMSSCPHVSSDGILCVADHCQGLRELALNYYMLSDELLLALSNETHVNLEHLRIDVVSENPGQIEFHSIKRQSWDALTKHSPGVNVVMYFFLYEEEMETFFREETPVTHLYFGHSVSKEILGRLGLNCPRLIELVVCANGLQVIDNELICIAEHCKNLTALGLSECEVSCSAFIEFVRLCGRKLTHLSIMEEVLIPDDVYSLDEIHTEVSKYLGRIWFPDVMPLW, from the exons ATGCCCCTGAGCAG AATGAAGAGGAGCCGCTTACCTTGCATGAATGAAGTTCTCCAGTCCTCACCTGCAGTGAAACAGCCAAAACTTGGGTGCTGTCCTTCTCTCAGCCAGACTCACATGTGTGCTGCTCTTCTGGACTGGGGGAATTTGCCTCACCACGTAGTGTTACGCGTTTTTCAGTATCTTCCTTTAATAGATCGAGCCCGGGCATCTTCTGTCTGTAGGAGATGGAATGAAGTTTTCCACATACCTGACCTTTGGAGAAAGTTTGAGTTTGAGCTGAACCAGTCAGCTACTTCATATTTTAACTCCACTCATCCTGATCTCATTCAGCAGATCATTAAAAAGCATGCTGCCCATCTCCAGTATGTCAGCTTTAAG GTTGATAGTAGTACTGAGTCAGCAGAAGCTGCCTGTGATATACTTTCTCAGCTGGTAAATTGTTCTATCCAGACTTTGGGCTTAATTTCAACGGCCAAGCCAAGTTTTATGAATATGTCAAAG TCTCATTTTGTGTCAGCACTTACAGTTCTTTTTGTTAACTCAAAATCATTGTCATCAATCAAAATTGAAGACACGCCAGTGGATGATCCTTCTTTGAGCATTCTTGTGGCCAATAATAGTGATACTCTAAGACGCCTAAAAATGAGTAGCTGTCCTCATGTTTCATCTGATG GAATCCTTTGTGTAGCTGATCATTGTCAAGGTCTTAGAGAACTGGCATTGAATTATTACATGCTAAGTGATGAACTTCTCCTGGCGCTTTCAAATGAGACTCATGTTAACCTTGAGCATCTTCGAATAGATGTTGTGAGTGAAAATCCTGGACAAATTGAATTTCATTCTATTAAAAGACAAAGTTGGGATGCACTTACTAAACACTCTCCTGGAGTGAATGTTGTTATGTACTTCTTTTTATatgaagaggaaatggagacGTTCTTCAGAGAAGAAACCCCTGTTACTCATCTTTATTTTGGTCATTCAGTCAGCAAAGAGATTCTAGGACGGCTAGGTCTTAACTGTCCCCGACTAATAGAGTTAGTTGTATGTGCTAATGGTCTTCAGGTCATTGATAATGAACTTATTTGTATTGCTGAACACTGTAAAAACTTAACAGCCTTGGGCCTCAGTGAATGTGAAGTTAGCTGCAGTGCATTCATTGAGTTTGTGAGACTGTGTGGGAGAAAGCTAACCCACCTCTCTATCATGGAGGAAGTTTTGATACCTGATGATGTTTATAGCCTAGATGAAATTCACACTGAAGTCTCCAAATACCTGGGAAGAATATGGTTTCCTGATGTCATGCCTCTCTGGTAA
- the FBXL21 gene encoding F-box/LRR-repeat protein 21 isoform X3 has translation MKRSRLPCMNEVLQSSPAVKQPKLGCCPSLSQTHMCAALLDWGNLPHHVVLRVFQYLPLIDRARASSVCRRWNEVFHIPDLWRKFEFELNQSATSYFNSTHPDLIQQIIKKHAAHLQYVSFKVDSSTESAEAACDILSQLVNCSIQTLGLISTAKPSFMNMSKSHFVSALTVLFVNSKSLSSIKIEDTPVDDPSLSILVANNSDTLRRLKMSSCPHVSSDGILCVADHCQGLRELALNYYMLSDELLLALSNETHVNLEHLRIDVVSENPGQIEFHSIKRQSWDALTKHSPGVNVVMYFFLYEEEMETFFREETPVTHLYFGHSVSKEILGRLGLNCPRLIELVVCANGLQVIDNELICIAEHCKNLTALGLSECEVSCSAFIEFVRLCGRKLTHLSIMEEVLIPDDVYSLDEIHTEVSKYLGRIWFPDVMPLW, from the exons ATGAAGAGGAGCCGCTTACCTTGCATGAATGAAGTTCTCCAGTCCTCACCTGCAGTGAAACAGCCAAAACTTGGGTGCTGTCCTTCTCTCAGCCAGACTCACATGTGTGCTGCTCTTCTGGACTGGGGGAATTTGCCTCACCACGTAGTGTTACGCGTTTTTCAGTATCTTCCTTTAATAGATCGAGCCCGGGCATCTTCTGTCTGTAGGAGATGGAATGAAGTTTTCCACATACCTGACCTTTGGAGAAAGTTTGAGTTTGAGCTGAACCAGTCAGCTACTTCATATTTTAACTCCACTCATCCTGATCTCATTCAGCAGATCATTAAAAAGCATGCTGCCCATCTCCAGTATGTCAGCTTTAAG GTTGATAGTAGTACTGAGTCAGCAGAAGCTGCCTGTGATATACTTTCTCAGCTGGTAAATTGTTCTATCCAGACTTTGGGCTTAATTTCAACGGCCAAGCCAAGTTTTATGAATATGTCAAAG TCTCATTTTGTGTCAGCACTTACAGTTCTTTTTGTTAACTCAAAATCATTGTCATCAATCAAAATTGAAGACACGCCAGTGGATGATCCTTCTTTGAGCATTCTTGTGGCCAATAATAGTGATACTCTAAGACGCCTAAAAATGAGTAGCTGTCCTCATGTTTCATCTGATG GAATCCTTTGTGTAGCTGATCATTGTCAAGGTCTTAGAGAACTGGCATTGAATTATTACATGCTAAGTGATGAACTTCTCCTGGCGCTTTCAAATGAGACTCATGTTAACCTTGAGCATCTTCGAATAGATGTTGTGAGTGAAAATCCTGGACAAATTGAATTTCATTCTATTAAAAGACAAAGTTGGGATGCACTTACTAAACACTCTCCTGGAGTGAATGTTGTTATGTACTTCTTTTTATatgaagaggaaatggagacGTTCTTCAGAGAAGAAACCCCTGTTACTCATCTTTATTTTGGTCATTCAGTCAGCAAAGAGATTCTAGGACGGCTAGGTCTTAACTGTCCCCGACTAATAGAGTTAGTTGTATGTGCTAATGGTCTTCAGGTCATTGATAATGAACTTATTTGTATTGCTGAACACTGTAAAAACTTAACAGCCTTGGGCCTCAGTGAATGTGAAGTTAGCTGCAGTGCATTCATTGAGTTTGTGAGACTGTGTGGGAGAAAGCTAACCCACCTCTCTATCATGGAGGAAGTTTTGATACCTGATGATGTTTATAGCCTAGATGAAATTCACACTGAAGTCTCCAAATACCTGGGAAGAATATGGTTTCCTGATGTCATGCCTCTCTGGTAA